Proteins from a genomic interval of Undibacterium parvum:
- a CDS encoding MurR/RpiR family transcriptional regulator — translation MKKNISASSSISPEMVFAQSTLGTSLMTVLQDGTSSYKRIADYLLRNQVKVTALGIEDLAEQCQSSTATVSRFARDMGFSNYAGLRNQIAETVQAVFQPVEKLRNTIENRNTSASTASASLQYASANIDAASHSINEQLMSQIVGRLTKASTVYIMGFGLSSHLAGMLALHLQPFCSHVVEVVAYGGTEVAAGHLANITEKDVLVVISFPRYALDVIRLTQFARMHSTCIVAITDSPASPIAQLGDYLLLAPSSHSILPSSASAAVAVIEALVSSIMVSNKKNVEKAMRLTEALAAYLHNADSNLKFPITDSSKTKK, via the coding sequence ATGAAAAAAAATATTAGCGCGAGTTCATCCATTTCTCCAGAGATGGTGTTTGCCCAATCCACACTGGGCACCTCTTTGATGACGGTATTGCAAGATGGTACCTCTTCCTATAAACGCATCGCTGATTACCTGCTACGTAACCAAGTCAAAGTAACCGCTTTGGGGATAGAAGATTTAGCCGAACAATGTCAAAGCTCGACAGCGACCGTTAGTCGCTTTGCTCGCGATATGGGTTTTAGTAATTACGCAGGGCTACGCAATCAAATCGCCGAAACCGTACAAGCAGTTTTTCAACCGGTAGAAAAACTGCGCAATACGATAGAGAACCGTAACACCAGCGCGTCCACCGCGAGTGCTAGTCTGCAATACGCCAGCGCCAATATTGACGCTGCCAGCCACAGTATTAACGAGCAACTCATGAGTCAGATAGTGGGTCGACTGACCAAGGCCAGTACTGTCTACATTATGGGTTTCGGTTTGAGTTCACATCTGGCCGGTATGCTGGCACTCCACTTACAACCATTTTGCTCACATGTGGTTGAGGTCGTCGCGTATGGCGGTACAGAAGTGGCGGCCGGTCATCTGGCCAATATCACAGAAAAAGATGTACTGGTCGTGATCTCCTTCCCGCGCTATGCCCTGGATGTAATACGCCTGACGCAGTTCGCTCGTATGCATTCAACCTGCATCGTCGCCATTACCGATTCGCCCGCCTCACCGATCGCCCAACTGGGTGACTATTTGCTGCTGGCACCGAGCAGCCATAGCATTTTACCGAGTAGTGCCAGCGCCGCCGTAGCGGTGATAGAAGCCTTAGTTAGCTCCATCATGGTGTCAAATAAAAAGAACGTGGAAAAAGCCATGCGTTTGACGGAAGCACTGGCGGCCTATTTACACAATGCCGACAGCAATTTGAAATTCCCAATAACGGATAGTAGTAAAACAAAGAAGTAA